A section of the Nitrospira sp. genome encodes:
- a CDS encoding TVP38/TMEM64 family protein, with the protein MPVEKEVTSPSAPVSTSITGKVLLAGLFLVAISAFYLFDLKTYLSLDLLKANRDRLLAFTEKHYVTAVVLFILTYIAQTAFSLPGATLMTLTGGFLFDSVPAALYVNIGATIGATLAFLSARYLLRDWVERRFGHRLGAFQEGFARNAFTYLLTLRLIPLFPFFLVNLLSGLTRVSALTYVAATALGIIPGSLVYTFAGRQLGTINSLGELASPRLLLAFTALGLLFLMPIAYKQLIQTSPGRRRDT; encoded by the coding sequence ATGCCTGTCGAAAAAGAGGTGACGAGTCCTAGCGCGCCCGTATCGACGTCGATCACGGGCAAGGTCCTCCTTGCGGGGCTCTTCTTGGTCGCGATCAGCGCCTTTTACCTGTTCGATCTGAAAACCTATCTCTCGCTCGACCTGCTCAAAGCCAATCGAGACCGGCTGCTTGCGTTCACGGAGAAGCACTACGTCACGGCCGTGGTGCTGTTCATCCTGACCTACATCGCACAGACGGCGTTCTCGCTGCCCGGCGCGACGCTCATGACGCTCACCGGAGGTTTTCTCTTCGACAGTGTGCCGGCGGCGCTCTATGTCAACATCGGAGCCACGATCGGGGCGACGCTGGCTTTTCTGTCCGCGCGCTATCTGCTGCGCGATTGGGTCGAGCGGCGGTTCGGGCATCGGCTTGGAGCATTCCAGGAAGGGTTTGCACGGAATGCGTTCACCTATCTGCTGACTCTACGGCTGATTCCGCTCTTCCCGTTCTTTCTGGTGAACCTCTTGTCCGGTCTCACGCGGGTCAGCGCTCTTACCTATGTCGCTGCGACGGCTCTCGGCATCATTCCCGGCAGCCTGGTCTACACCTTTGCCGGACGGCAGTTGGGCACCATCAATTCGCTCGGTGAGCTGGCGTCCCCGCGCTTGCTGCTGGCGTTCACCGCGCTGGGGCTGCTCTTCCTGATGCCGATTGCCTACAAGCAATTGATTCAGACGTCGCCCGGCCGGAGGCGGGACACGTGA
- a CDS encoding glycoside hydrolase family 15 protein, with the protein MAYQPIEHYGIIGNMHTAALISTNGSIDWLCMPSFDSPSVFAAILDDGKGGRFEITPNDSAVRTKQFYWPETNVLVTRFLSPNGIGEIEDFMPVGLPPESPWHDQLVRRVKVARGALAFRVACRPALDYARAAHRTVIGEHGAVFEGSPLSLGLSSSVPLQALDDAAAATFVLQEGQETVFVLHRLQPGEACRRGPSAAEIQQVFDHTVEYWHRWLSKCTYAGRWREMVYRSALTLKLMTYEPTGAIVAAPTCSLPETLGGERNWDYRYTWIRDAAFTVYGLLRIGFTEEAHAFMRWLEARVGEIEPDGSLQIVYGIDGRHDLKEEVLGHLDGYRGSRPVRIGNGAYQQLQLDIYGELFDCLYLYNKYVMPIGFDAWLRIRRRLNWLCDNWQQPDEGIWEVRGGRRHFVYSKLMCWVAMDRGLRLAGKRSFPADQERWLQVRDQIYEEIMSKGWSRERQAFVQYYGGDALDASNLIMPLVFFMAPNDPRMLSTLKAINRSPKDGGLVSDGLVYRYDSETGTDGLQGREGTFTMCSFWLVEALTRAGRFDPSKLTEARQLFERMLGHANHVGLYAEEIGDSGEALGNFPQAFTHIALISAAFNLDRALDGGRHG; encoded by the coding sequence ATGGCCTATCAACCGATCGAACACTACGGCATCATCGGCAACATGCACACGGCGGCCCTCATCAGCACGAACGGTTCCATCGATTGGCTCTGCATGCCGTCGTTCGATTCTCCGAGCGTATTTGCCGCCATCTTGGACGATGGAAAAGGCGGGCGGTTCGAAATCACTCCGAACGATTCGGCCGTGCGGACCAAGCAGTTCTACTGGCCGGAAACCAATGTCTTGGTGACCCGCTTTCTCTCGCCGAACGGCATCGGGGAGATCGAGGATTTCATGCCGGTCGGCTTGCCGCCGGAGTCGCCCTGGCACGATCAACTGGTCCGTCGCGTGAAGGTGGCGCGCGGGGCGCTCGCGTTCCGGGTGGCATGCCGGCCGGCCCTGGACTATGCGCGTGCGGCACACCGAACGGTGATCGGCGAACATGGCGCGGTCTTCGAAGGAAGCCCGTTGAGTCTCGGCTTGTCGAGCAGCGTACCCCTTCAGGCGCTCGACGACGCGGCCGCCGCGACGTTTGTCCTCCAGGAAGGGCAGGAAACGGTCTTCGTGCTGCATCGGTTGCAGCCGGGCGAAGCCTGCCGGCGAGGTCCCTCCGCCGCCGAAATCCAGCAGGTCTTCGATCACACGGTGGAGTACTGGCATCGGTGGCTCTCAAAGTGCACGTATGCCGGGCGCTGGCGCGAAATGGTCTACCGCTCGGCCCTGACCCTGAAGTTGATGACCTACGAGCCTACCGGGGCCATCGTGGCGGCGCCGACCTGCAGCCTGCCCGAAACGCTCGGCGGGGAACGGAACTGGGACTATCGGTACACGTGGATTCGCGACGCCGCTTTCACCGTCTATGGATTGCTCCGGATCGGCTTCACCGAAGAGGCGCATGCCTTCATGCGATGGCTGGAAGCCAGGGTAGGGGAGATCGAGCCCGATGGGTCGCTCCAAATCGTCTACGGCATCGACGGACGCCATGATCTCAAGGAAGAGGTGCTGGGGCATCTCGACGGGTACCGAGGCTCAAGGCCGGTCCGGATCGGGAACGGGGCGTATCAGCAGCTACAACTGGATATCTACGGCGAATTGTTCGACTGCCTCTACCTCTACAACAAGTACGTCATGCCCATCGGGTTCGACGCCTGGTTGCGCATTCGCCGGCGTCTCAATTGGCTGTGCGACAACTGGCAGCAGCCCGACGAGGGCATCTGGGAGGTCCGCGGCGGCCGGCGGCATTTCGTCTATTCAAAACTGATGTGCTGGGTCGCGATGGATCGGGGGCTGCGGCTCGCGGGCAAGCGCTCGTTTCCCGCCGACCAGGAGCGTTGGCTGCAGGTGCGCGACCAGATCTACGAAGAGATCATGTCGAAAGGGTGGAGTCGAGAACGCCAGGCCTTCGTGCAATATTACGGCGGTGATGCCCTCGACGCGTCGAATCTCATCATGCCGCTGGTGTTTTTCATGGCCCCCAACGACCCCCGCATGCTGAGTACGCTGAAGGCGATCAATCGTTCTCCGAAAGACGGGGGGTTGGTCTCCGACGGTCTCGTGTATCGGTACGACAGCGAGACTGGAACAGATGGTCTCCAAGGACGGGAAGGGACCTTTACGATGTGCTCGTTTTGGCTCGTCGAAGCGTTGACCAGGGCCGGCCGCTTCGACCCTTCGAAACTGACGGAGGCTCGGCAGCTGTTCGAGCGGATGCTGGGGCATGCCAACCATGTCGGTCTGTATGCCGAAGAAATCGGCGACAGCGGAGAGGCGCTCGGCAACTTTCCGCAAGCCTTCACGCACATCGCGTTGATCAGCGCCGCGTTCAATCTGGACCGGGCCTTGGACGGTGGTCGCCACGGTTGA
- a CDS encoding transglycosylase SLT domain-containing protein — translation MRARWDEFQLMRAALAASPFPFRLIVGGVLLLLIWSTVNWTYHAIHKPTELFFPLDDSLDKNPADTWRQYQPLFVEHSTAVISPEFLAALAQLESGGNPVARTYWRWRLTWNPFGVYRPASSAVGLYQITDGTFQEAKRYCIHEHHVAEEGPWHDLRSCWFNGLYMRVLPSHAIEMTAALLDRRVAQSLGPRRLAAVSLRKKQELAAVIHLCGAGAGREFVTRGFRLASRQRCGDHEVRRYVARVTILMREFAKLAAGTAARSAPSAMASSASRNRTSLVPEPTA, via the coding sequence GTGCGAGCACGATGGGACGAATTCCAGTTGATGAGGGCGGCCCTGGCCGCCTCCCCGTTCCCGTTCCGCCTGATCGTGGGGGGAGTCCTGCTCCTCTTGATCTGGTCCACCGTAAACTGGACCTATCACGCCATCCACAAACCGACTGAACTGTTCTTTCCGCTGGACGACTCGCTGGACAAGAATCCCGCCGACACCTGGCGGCAATACCAGCCGCTCTTCGTGGAACATTCGACGGCCGTCATCAGCCCGGAATTTCTCGCGGCGCTGGCGCAGCTGGAAAGCGGAGGCAACCCCGTGGCCCGCACATACTGGCGATGGCGTCTGACTTGGAATCCATTCGGTGTGTATCGTCCGGCGTCGAGCGCCGTCGGCCTCTATCAGATCACCGATGGAACCTTCCAGGAGGCGAAACGCTATTGCATCCACGAGCATCACGTCGCCGAAGAAGGGCCTTGGCACGATCTCCGTTCGTGCTGGTTTAACGGTCTCTACATGCGCGTGTTGCCGAGTCACGCGATCGAGATGACCGCCGCGCTCCTGGACCGTCGCGTGGCCCAAAGCCTGGGACCCCGTCGCCTCGCCGCAGTATCGCTGCGAAAAAAACAGGAGCTCGCCGCCGTGATTCATCTCTGCGGAGCCGGCGCGGGTCGTGAATTCGTCACCCGTGGGTTCCGGTTGGCGTCCAGACAGCGGTGCGGCGACCATGAGGTCCGCCGTTACGTGGCACGCGTCACGATCTTGATGCGCGAATTCGCGAAGCTGGCGGCCGGCACGGCGGCGCGGAGCGCTCCGTCAGCTATGGCATCATCGGCATCGCGGAACCGAACGTCTCTCGTTCCGGAGCCGACCGCTTGA
- a CDS encoding tetratricopeptide repeat protein — protein sequence MPVAGWPLLGFLLSAGLSGWEPIQSPPIQLVSSAGQLTGDELLRIGEIHDHQHHFRETLTYYQLALTQFRKAKQPRGVAAALVKIALVHERQGKMQEAYIELQEAVSIYARSVDRLAHARALLAMGRIAAGLGQIDVARDSLRQATTLFDRAKDRRGIQEAGIQLGLLEVADGSAEPGMTLLQQALENARASQDPAQQLAATVALGDAQWLLDRESEARAYYETSLRLAQAERNMAIEASLRLRLAYLDSAGGRVKEALESSKQAILLSQTLRDPLTEAKALSLLADLYRQTEEAAEAEAAEQRAISIYRHRQIVVHGMASATRRTEGVGHADAQASGGSPDASR from the coding sequence ATGCCTGTCGCCGGCTGGCCTCTCTTGGGGTTTCTCCTGTCGGCCGGACTTTCCGGATGGGAGCCGATTCAGTCCCCGCCCATTCAGCTTGTGTCCTCCGCCGGCCAGTTGACGGGGGACGAGCTGCTCCGAATTGGAGAAATCCACGACCACCAGCACCACTTCCGAGAAACGCTGACCTATTACCAGCTGGCCTTGACGCAATTCCGGAAGGCCAAGCAGCCGCGCGGCGTCGCAGCCGCTCTGGTCAAAATCGCCCTGGTCCATGAGCGGCAAGGCAAGATGCAGGAGGCCTATATCGAGCTTCAGGAAGCCGTCTCGATCTATGCGCGATCGGTCGATCGGCTTGCCCATGCGAGGGCCTTGTTGGCCATGGGGCGGATCGCCGCCGGTCTCGGACAGATCGACGTCGCGCGCGACTCGTTACGACAAGCGACCACGCTCTTCGACCGCGCGAAGGACCGTCGGGGCATACAGGAGGCGGGGATTCAACTGGGGCTGCTGGAGGTCGCCGACGGCTCGGCCGAACCGGGCATGACGCTGCTACAGCAAGCATTGGAAAATGCCCGTGCGAGCCAGGATCCGGCCCAGCAACTTGCGGCGACCGTGGCGCTGGGCGACGCCCAGTGGCTTCTCGATCGGGAATCGGAAGCCCGGGCTTATTACGAAACGAGCCTCCGGTTGGCCCAGGCGGAACGCAATATGGCGATCGAGGCCTCCCTTCGCCTGCGGCTTGCCTATTTGGATAGTGCCGGAGGCCGGGTGAAGGAGGCCCTTGAGTCGAGCAAGCAGGCGATCTTACTTTCCCAGACTCTCCGCGATCCGCTCACGGAGGCAAAAGCTCTGTCGCTCCTGGCCGATCTCTACCGCCAAACGGAGGAAGCGGCAGAAGCGGAGGCCGCCGAGCAGCGCGCCATCTCGATCTATCGCCATCGTCAGATCGTCGTACACGGCATGGCAAGCGCGACTCGCCGCACGGAAGGAGTCGGTCATGCCGACGCTCAGGCGTCCGGTGGCTCACCGGATGCTTCCCGCTGA
- a CDS encoding TCR/Tet family MFS transporter — translation MTPSSMPIGPRPAAVVFILVTVLLDVLSFGIVIPVLPVLVERFTSGDTARAAEVYGLMGTTWALMQFVCSPIQGALSDRFGRRPVVLLSNVGLGMDYILMALAPDITWLFLGRVLSGMASSSFSTAGAYIADVTAVGQRAAAFGQMGVAFGLGFVLGPAVGGLLGAVDPRVPFWGAAGTSAVNACYGYFVLPESLHPEQRRAFAWKRANPIGALALLRSHRELFGLALANFLMNLAHVVLPSVTVLYLGYKFGWDSTAVGLTLAAVGASAMVVQGVLVGPVTRAYGEPRAVRAGLVCGALGFSIYALAPRGWVYCLGIPIMAFWGLAGPAIQSLMTRRVGHMEQGRLQGAIASLIGIAGLVGPGLFTQTFAYFISPAAKWHLPGAPFLLASCLLLLAMTIAWAATNQREASGEPPDA, via the coding sequence ATGACGCCCTCATCCATGCCGATAGGACCCAGACCAGCCGCAGTGGTCTTCATCCTCGTCACCGTCCTGTTGGACGTCCTCTCATTCGGCATCGTCATTCCCGTCCTGCCCGTGCTGGTGGAGCGATTCACATCCGGCGACACGGCTCGGGCGGCGGAAGTCTATGGCTTGATGGGCACGACCTGGGCGCTCATGCAGTTCGTCTGCTCGCCGATTCAAGGAGCCCTCTCCGACCGATTCGGGCGGCGTCCAGTGGTGCTGCTGTCGAACGTCGGACTGGGTATGGACTACATCCTCATGGCCCTTGCTCCCGATATCACCTGGCTGTTCCTCGGCCGGGTACTGTCGGGCATGGCGTCGTCCAGCTTCAGCACCGCGGGGGCCTACATCGCAGACGTCACGGCGGTCGGGCAGCGGGCGGCCGCCTTCGGTCAGATGGGAGTGGCGTTCGGTCTGGGGTTCGTGCTGGGCCCCGCGGTCGGCGGACTGCTCGGCGCTGTCGATCCGCGGGTGCCGTTCTGGGGAGCGGCGGGGACCAGCGCGGTCAACGCCTGCTACGGATATTTCGTCCTGCCGGAATCGCTTCACCCGGAGCAGCGCCGCGCCTTTGCATGGAAGCGGGCGAATCCGATCGGCGCCCTGGCGTTGCTCCGATCCCACCGGGAACTCTTTGGACTCGCCTTGGCGAATTTTCTCATGAATCTCGCACATGTGGTCCTGCCGAGCGTCACGGTATTGTACTTGGGGTACAAGTTCGGATGGGACAGCACCGCGGTCGGACTCACCCTCGCCGCTGTGGGCGCCTCCGCCATGGTCGTCCAAGGCGTTCTCGTGGGCCCGGTCACCCGGGCATATGGGGAGCCGCGGGCCGTACGAGCCGGATTAGTCTGCGGCGCGCTGGGATTTTCCATCTATGCCCTGGCGCCGCGCGGCTGGGTGTATTGTCTCGGCATCCCGATCATGGCCTTCTGGGGGTTGGCCGGCCCGGCTATCCAATCCTTGATGACGAGGAGAGTCGGTCACATGGAGCAGGGGCGGTTGCAAGGGGCCATCGCGAGCTTGATCGGCATTGCCGGTTTGGTCGGACCCGGCTTGTTCACGCAAACGTTCGCGTACTTCATCAGCCCGGCGGCGAAGTGGCATCTTCCGGGAGCCCCGTTCCTCCTTGCCTCATGCCTGCTGCTGCTTGCCATGACGATTGCCTGGGCGGCGACGAATCAGCGGGAAGCATCCGGTGAGCCACCGGACGCCTGA
- a CDS encoding FAD-binding and (Fe-S)-binding domain-containing protein has protein sequence MRLNLNLNLNLLELLAVIFDILLQCAVMPLILPEKSRAVADDLRRLLGSSAVKDDAATKTAYAVDASMYRMIPQAVALVETESHIQSVIRYAVPRGIPVTARAAGTNLTGSAIGSGIILDVSRMHRILEINREERWARVQPGIVLAELNKQLARQGLLFGPDPSSGDMCKLGGMLANNSAGPHTLRYGSVKDNVRALRVCLQSGDWLDARDYAIDDPTLSGLLAAHRPVGDTWSLIRSHADLLVRARPAVSKNSCGYNLFGVADGLARGRCDLPKLFVGSEGTLGVFSEATIDLVDKPRATLTALIHFKRLEDVGEAVPKLLELAPSALEVMDANTLDLIGRSKHGIPADAAATLLAEFDAQDGAADLRDGAERMATVCRGYPLASAIAIAYDQERRDELWKARKALYPTLYRFDPHKKPINFVDDVVVRADRISELIRYLEEFFHGQRVPVAIFGHIGNGNAHIVPLLDVNDEGDFEKMVRGYHEIHQTVLDRFNGSICGEHGDGRVRAEFVRAMFGPELYDLFVRVKRSFDPAGTLNPGVKISDRPFTDHIDYTRLSKPCATCAKCNAVCPVYDVFRSEDMSSRGWFEILTDKNYSYDDSKRVVEACLNCKSCRTACPAGVDVSQLILDRRAERPNKPAGRIFALHARPEKFARYLRILARLQPLWDRPIVRRILDAATRPIMRRLADKARLSADVALPKLATRQLRERHADLIPKPGGTRSTVAYFHGCAANYFDDGVGDAVIAVLRRHGVNPDLPPQRCSGTPIETYGHRDLAKEGARVNLRALAGYDTVVTGCASCTLMLKDYPTWFAGEAEQAAAEALARRVRHISEFVAQSPVKPKAAPTSPGRRRVGYHSSCHLRAAGVTKEPRALLAALPGVDYVEMPDADRCAGGAGTYLVKDFETSQRIVERKQRAVEQSGVELVATSCPACMIQLRTGLRGAAEVKHVAQVLQDAYEAADRSPQESGA, from the coding sequence GTGCGCCTGAACCTCAACCTCAACCTGAACCTTCTTGAATTGCTGGCGGTCATTTTCGACATCCTGTTACAATGCGCGGTCATGCCGTTGATCCTGCCCGAAAAATCCCGAGCCGTCGCCGATGATCTGCGTCGTCTTTTGGGATCGTCCGCCGTCAAAGACGACGCAGCCACCAAGACGGCGTACGCCGTGGATGCCAGCATGTACCGGATGATACCACAGGCCGTTGCGCTGGTGGAAACCGAATCCCATATCCAGTCCGTCATTCGCTATGCCGTACCGCGGGGCATTCCGGTGACCGCGAGGGCGGCCGGGACCAATCTCACCGGTTCCGCCATCGGGTCGGGGATCATTCTCGACGTCTCGCGCATGCACCGCATTCTCGAGATCAATCGCGAGGAGCGCTGGGCCAGGGTGCAGCCGGGAATTGTCCTGGCGGAACTCAACAAGCAACTCGCCCGTCAGGGACTGCTCTTCGGCCCCGATCCATCGAGCGGAGACATGTGCAAGCTCGGCGGGATGCTCGCGAATAATTCGGCCGGTCCTCATACTCTCCGGTACGGGTCGGTCAAGGACAATGTACGGGCGCTGCGCGTCTGTCTCCAATCCGGAGACTGGCTCGATGCGCGCGACTATGCGATCGACGATCCGACCCTGTCCGGACTGCTGGCCGCGCATCGCCCGGTCGGCGACACCTGGTCGTTGATCCGGAGCCATGCCGACCTGCTGGTACGTGCGCGTCCGGCCGTCAGCAAGAACAGTTGCGGCTATAACCTCTTCGGAGTTGCCGACGGGCTGGCCCGCGGGCGGTGCGATCTGCCGAAGCTTTTCGTCGGGAGCGAAGGGACGTTGGGCGTCTTCAGCGAAGCCACGATCGATCTGGTCGACAAGCCGCGCGCAACCCTCACGGCCCTGATCCATTTCAAACGATTGGAGGACGTGGGGGAGGCGGTGCCGAAGCTGCTTGAACTCGCGCCCAGCGCGTTGGAAGTCATGGATGCCAACACACTCGATTTGATCGGGCGCTCAAAACACGGCATTCCCGCCGATGCAGCTGCGACGTTGTTGGCCGAATTCGATGCGCAGGATGGTGCGGCCGACCTGCGCGATGGCGCGGAGCGCATGGCGACGGTGTGCCGCGGGTATCCCCTGGCCTCCGCCATCGCCATCGCCTATGATCAAGAGCGCCGGGACGAGCTGTGGAAGGCGCGCAAGGCTCTCTATCCGACGCTCTATCGGTTTGACCCGCACAAGAAGCCGATCAATTTCGTGGACGATGTCGTGGTGCGCGCGGACCGTATCAGCGAGTTGATCCGCTACCTTGAGGAGTTCTTTCACGGCCAGCGCGTTCCGGTGGCGATCTTCGGCCACATCGGCAACGGCAACGCCCATATCGTTCCCCTCCTGGACGTGAACGACGAGGGAGATTTCGAGAAGATGGTGCGGGGCTATCATGAGATCCATCAGACCGTCCTCGACCGGTTCAACGGCTCGATTTGCGGCGAGCATGGCGACGGACGGGTGAGGGCCGAGTTCGTCCGCGCGATGTTCGGGCCGGAACTCTACGATCTCTTCGTGCGGGTGAAACGGAGCTTCGATCCGGCCGGAACGCTCAATCCCGGCGTCAAGATCAGCGATCGCCCCTTTACCGACCACATCGACTACACCAGACTGTCGAAGCCCTGCGCCACCTGCGCCAAGTGCAACGCCGTCTGTCCGGTGTACGATGTGTTCCGCTCCGAGGACATGAGCTCGCGGGGCTGGTTCGAGATCCTGACGGACAAAAATTATTCCTACGACGACTCGAAGCGGGTGGTCGAGGCCTGTCTCAACTGCAAGTCCTGCCGCACCGCCTGTCCGGCCGGGGTGGACGTCTCGCAATTGATCCTCGACCGGCGCGCCGAACGTCCGAACAAGCCGGCTGGACGCATCTTCGCGTTGCACGCCCGACCGGAGAAGTTTGCCCGGTATCTGCGAATCCTGGCCAGGCTGCAGCCGCTGTGGGACCGGCCGATCGTCCGGAGAATTCTGGACGCCGCGACCAGGCCGATCATGCGCCGGCTGGCCGACAAGGCCAGACTCTCGGCCGACGTGGCGCTGCCTAAGCTCGCCACTCGGCAGTTGCGCGAACGCCATGCGGATCTTATTCCGAAGCCGGGGGGGACCCGGTCCACCGTTGCCTACTTTCATGGCTGCGCCGCCAATTATTTCGATGATGGAGTCGGGGATGCCGTCATCGCCGTGCTGCGGCGGCACGGCGTCAACCCGGACCTGCCGCCTCAGCGCTGTTCGGGGACCCCGATCGAGACCTACGGCCATCGCGATCTCGCCAAGGAAGGCGCGCGGGTGAATCTGCGTGCCTTGGCTGGGTACGACACGGTCGTGACCGGCTGCGCGTCCTGCACGTTGATGCTTAAGGACTACCCCACATGGTTCGCCGGCGAAGCGGAACAAGCGGCGGCTGAGGCTTTGGCTCGTCGTGTGCGGCACATCTCGGAGTTCGTGGCACAGTCCCCGGTCAAGCCGAAGGCTGCGCCGACAAGCCCGGGCAGACGACGGGTGGGGTATCACTCGTCCTGTCATTTGCGCGCGGCGGGCGTGACGAAAGAGCCTCGTGCCCTGCTGGCGGCGCTGCCCGGCGTCGACTACGTCGAGATGCCCGACGCCGACCGGTGCGCCGGCGGAGCCGGGACGTATCTGGTGAAGGACTTCGAAACGTCCCAGCGCATCGTGGAGCGAAAGCAGCGCGCCGTTGAGCAGAGCGGGGTGGAGCTGGTGGCGACGAGCTGCCCAGCCTGCATGATTCAGCTGCGGACCGGGTTGCGCGGGGCGGCAGAGGTCAAGCACGTGGCCCAGGTGCTCCAGGACGCCTATGAAGCCGCCGATCGTTCGCCGCAGGAGAGCGGGGCATGA
- the gspE gene encoding type II secretion system ATPase GspE produces MTSSESNGPPLLGSILEGKFGVPEAKLLEALNLQQTKGGRLGELLIRLRAIEEDQLLQALALQFGLPWLPHLDTAQIEHDWIKKVPIHFARRYRVLPIKAEEGAILVATIDPLETAALDDLRLLLGRPVKPVLTTAIALMGCLNRVYDEIASPTGAEQVMEDIAASENLDQLAHAIDEPKDLLDATDEAPIIRLVNSVLFQAARQRASDIHFESFERGLVVRYRIDGVLYPVLTPPKHLQSSIIARLKIMAGLNIAEKRLPQDGRFAIRTAGKDIDLRVSVLPTSHGERVVLRLLEKENRLLNLSEMGFAQDRLRTIQQLIQLTHGIILVTGPTGSGKTTTLYAALSEINAPDKNIITVEDPVEYQLVGIGQMQVNPKINLTFAAGLRSILRQDPDVIMIGEIRDRETAEIAIHASLTGHLVFSTLHTNDAASAATRLIDMGIEPFLVASSVVAVLAQRLIRKICPDCKKSYEPDDEELIRLGVVPGKKRPTFFRGAGCPACSQTGYRGRTGIHELLVMDDDVRRLIGSKADAAAIRQAALAKGMILLKDEAGDRIFQGITTTEEVLRMTQQEVEV; encoded by the coding sequence GTGACCTCTTCTGAATCAAACGGCCCTCCGCTGTTGGGGAGCATCCTGGAAGGCAAGTTCGGCGTCCCGGAGGCGAAGCTTCTGGAGGCGCTGAACCTGCAGCAAACCAAGGGCGGCCGGCTCGGGGAACTGCTGATCCGCCTCCGCGCCATCGAGGAGGACCAGCTGCTCCAGGCGCTTGCGCTGCAATTCGGGCTGCCGTGGCTGCCCCATCTCGACACCGCTCAGATCGAGCACGACTGGATCAAGAAAGTCCCGATCCACTTTGCGCGGCGATACCGCGTGCTTCCGATCAAGGCCGAAGAGGGAGCCATTCTGGTCGCGACCATAGACCCGCTGGAAACCGCCGCCCTCGACGATCTGCGTCTCCTGCTGGGTCGGCCGGTCAAGCCGGTGCTGACGACCGCCATCGCCCTCATGGGATGTCTCAACCGAGTCTATGACGAAATCGCCAGTCCGACCGGCGCCGAGCAGGTCATGGAAGACATCGCAGCCAGCGAGAATCTGGATCAGCTGGCCCATGCAATCGACGAGCCGAAGGACCTCCTGGACGCCACCGACGAGGCACCGATCATTCGCCTCGTCAATTCCGTGTTGTTTCAGGCGGCGAGGCAGAGAGCCAGCGACATCCACTTCGAATCCTTCGAGCGCGGCCTGGTCGTCCGCTACCGGATCGACGGCGTGCTGTATCCCGTTCTGACGCCTCCGAAACATCTGCAGTCGAGCATCATCGCGCGGCTGAAGATCATGGCCGGACTGAACATCGCTGAAAAGCGCCTGCCGCAGGACGGACGCTTCGCCATCCGCACGGCCGGCAAAGATATCGATCTGCGCGTGTCGGTGCTCCCGACCTCGCACGGCGAGCGGGTCGTGCTGCGGTTGCTGGAAAAGGAGAATCGCCTTCTGAATCTCTCCGAAATGGGGTTCGCCCAGGATCGGCTCCGCACCATTCAACAACTCATTCAACTGACGCACGGCATCATCCTCGTCACGGGACCGACCGGCAGCGGCAAGACGACCACCCTGTATGCCGCCTTGAGCGAAATCAACGCGCCTGACAAGAACATCATCACGGTCGAAGATCCGGTGGAGTATCAGTTGGTCGGCATCGGACAGATGCAGGTCAATCCCAAGATCAATCTGACGTTCGCCGCCGGACTCCGGTCCATTTTGCGTCAGGATCCCGACGTCATCATGATCGGAGAAATCCGGGATCGTGAGACGGCCGAGATTGCGATCCATGCGTCGTTGACGGGCCATCTCGTGTTCTCCACGCTGCATACCAACGACGCGGCCAGCGCCGCGACGCGTCTGATCGACATGGGGATCGAGCCGTTTCTGGTCGCCTCATCGGTGGTGGCCGTGCTCGCCCAGCGGCTGATCCGCAAGATCTGCCCGGACTGCAAGAAGTCGTATGAACCCGACGACGAGGAGTTGATCCGCCTCGGCGTGGTCCCGGGCAAGAAGCGACCGACGTTCTTCCGAGGCGCCGGGTGTCCCGCCTGCTCCCAGACCGGCTACCGCGGACGAACCGGCATCCATGAACTGCTCGTGATGGACGACGACGTGCGACGCCTCATCGGCAGCAAGGCGGACGCAGCGGCGATCCGACAAGCCGCTCTCGCCAAAGGCATGATCCTGCTCAAGGACGAAGCCGGGGACCGGATCTTTCAAGGCATTACGACCACCGAAGAAGTGTTGCGCATGACCCAGCAGGAAGTGGAAGTGTAA